The Carassius carassius chromosome 37, fCarCar2.1, whole genome shotgun sequence genomic sequence TCCATATCTGAAGTGACTAACAAATGAGCTGAAGTTATTATAGCTCTGTGAAAATAGAAGTCTATTTCTATTTTTAGGGTGTTGCTTTGCTAACTTTACAGCTCGCAGAAATGTATCTGGTTCATTGAATGTTGCTGTGTGATTGTGTACTCTCTCCACAGTGAAAAGCCCCCCAGTGATTACCGCTCAGCCGGTGTCTGTAACCACCTTTTCATCAGATGACATCACACTCACCTGTGAGGCAACTGGGAATCCCCCGCCCACGTTAGTATCCATAGCAACAGTTACATAATTTGGTAACAGTTTCCTTGAaatctatacagtatataatgcTTTATATGTTGCTTTGTATTTTGCATTGTATtctttcataaataattgtatcCACTGTTGCAATACACTGTTATTCTAACCATTTCCTAGATACACATTTAAACTTGTCGAGCATTATGATACTATATTATGTCTTTTAAAGATGCCATAAAATCGAAATCGGTTTTGTCTGTTAGCTGTCTGATAACGTCTGTTAGCTTTGAGGCCTATATGCTATTTAAGACTAGGAgtgacacttaaaaataaaatgaagaaatcAATATTCCGagtattaaaacaaaattaaaaatgtaaatgaaaataattcaagCATAAATAGGCATTTTTAATTCTCTTTAAACATATGTCTGTTGATTTGTAAATgtatcttttttctattttatccaAAAGAGACCAGAACATTTTCAATACTACAATCAAGCTATTTCATTGGCTATATGTAtttgaatattataatatattgtaaaCATGATTGCGTTTATTAAAAAATGCACACCAAAGCTGCATGCATTTGATCAAAATGCAGCAAAAACTTTAATATGGTgaaatgattacaatttaaagtaaatgttttttgttcaaaaaagaatttttttaatgtactattttaaaggtaatttattcctgtgatggcaaagctgaatttttagcatcattacttcagtcttaagtgtcacatgacatTTACTTACACCAAATGATGAACagtttttagatatattttattattaattaaaaaaaatatttattgctttagcaatttaatttaaagggttagttcacctaaatgtaaattatgtaattaataactcacactcatgttgttccaaacccgtgagacctccgtttatcttcagaacacagtttaagatattttagatttagtccgagagctctcagtccctccattgaaactggaggtacactgtccatgtccagaaaggtaagaaaaacatcatcaaagtagtgcatgtgacatcagagggtcggttataattttttgaagcatcgaaaataaattttggtccaaaaatagcaaaaactacgagtttattcagcattgtcttctcttccgggtctgttgtgagacagttcaaaacaaagcagtgtaCTTATATCCGGTTCGCGCACGAAtcactcaatgtaaccggatcttcttgaaccagttcaccaaatcgaactgaatcgtttaaaacggttcgcgtctccaatacgcattaatccacaaatgacttaagctgttaacttttttaatgtggctgacactccctctgagttaaaacaaaccaatatcccggagtaattcatgtcctcaaacagtacactgactgaactccTGTGAagagaatgagtcaatcttttgttcgttatctggctcagctcggtgttcatcttcagttctctcttcacagcagttcacagCAGACATGTTAAAAATgtctgttatttttttctcttctgctTCATTGCTAGGTTCCGCTGGGTGAAAGATGGTGTGGAGTTTGACCCCTCTAAAGACCCTGAACTCTCCGTGTCCAGAGATTCTGGGACCTTCTCGTTGACAGCCAAAGATGGACCAATTCACCAATATCAGGGCAGATACAATTGTTACGCATCTAATCATCTCGGCACGGCGGTGTCTAACGAGGCTCGCATTGTCACAGAGAGTAAGTCGCTCTCATCACTGCAACATTATAAAGCGACACACATGATTGCCTGTTTGATATCCTGACATTACCACATGCAGTGAGTTTTCTGTAGAGAGAATCTGGCACGCAGCAGATAACAGCCCAAAATCAAGCCCCCTGCCCCCTGTTGtgtcatatgcacaaaatgacatttagaggaAAATTACAGCTCATTGTGTGTGCCAGTCACACTAGCAGTTCGAAGAATTCCAGAACGAATAAAAATCCCCAATTGCTTCCCAATTAGCTATCAAACAACACTTTGTACGGGAAAACAACATCAAAACAATTGTTTTGACTAGCTATCTAGCAATCTACCTGTCTCTTTTACGCTATCCCGACCTCTCAGCCAGTTTCCCTGACAACGGTTACCTCAGAAACCAGTGTGAGTCGTGTAAGTGTGTCAGCGGGGACGACCACTCGTGGGATTAATATGTGCAGGAAGAGAGAGTACTCAGCATGAGCGGGGCTAACAATAGCCCACATATTATGAACTCCACTTGCAGCTGGGGCTGGCCACATTAATATGTGCATCATCACACACCTATTTCATATCATGACAAGCCAAGGCATCTTCAGAATAATTCTGGACTAGTTATGTAGTTTTTAATTGCATTCTGTGGATAATTACTTGCTAAGCTAATTAACTCACGCCGGTTTCTCACAAGATAAAATGTATCTGAAAAAGTGTTTTTTCAAAACTTCTTCATACACAACTGAGATTGAAAGTTTGAGGTCAACAAAGtttatggtctttttttttttttttttaagaatttttgataattttgtcaggttacattaaattaatcaaaagagaaaataaagacattttaatgttacaaaagttttctttttttaatcagtgctgcagtgttattttacttttattttattttcgttttaatttgtttttttagtcattttattgtgtttttgtaattgtattcGTTTTCTtcaattgtgtgtttgtgtgtatgtatgtatatatatatatatatatatatatatatatatataaaaaaatgagaaTGCCTTGGCatctagctaaaataaaataagttttttatatttattataaggtcaagttttattatattttacatttttaattttagttagttcattttatttcatctaaTGCAAGATTTTATGATTTGAGTTTTAGTGAACTACAATAACCCTGTGATGCTGATCTTTGGAACTTTTTAGTcataaaataatcctgaaaaactaAACTGTATaaggatttccacaaaaatattaagcagatttcaatattgtttataacatgaaatgtttcttgaacaccaaatcagcatattagaatgatttccaaagTATCATGAGACAGCGGAGTAATGgaagatgaaaattcagctttgtcataataggaataaaatacatttgaaaatatgttaCAATAGAAATTAGTTCTTTTAACtaatgtatttttcatcaaataaatgcagctttggtgaacattaaaaaaaacttttgaattgtGGTGCAATTTTGATTATTTCTTTGTTCTCTTGCAGACACTCCCACGCTACAGAAGGAGAAGAAGGTGTCGAAGAAGGTGGAGGAAGGAGAGAGTGTGGTGCTTCCATGCAATCCTCCTAACAGCACTGTGGCTCCGGTCATCCACTGGATGGACAAGAGTTAGTCTGTTTTTATCCTGATTTATCCATGTTAAACATGAACCTTATCTCTGCAATATCTATATATATGCACCTATGTCTACGTCTTTTTATCTTAGAGCTGCGGCACATTCAGCAAAACGATCGTGTGATTCAGGGTCGCGATGGAAACTTGTACTTCTCTCATGTGACTGTGGCTGACAGTCGAGACGACTACACCTGCAACACTCAGTTCCCCAGCGCACGCATCATCGTCCTCAAAGAGCCCATTAAACTCACTGTTGTCCCCTGTAAGCATCAAGACAGACAATGCTGACTGTCCTTGACCAACCTTTACTtgtctttaaaaacttttagccTGTACAGAGGAGAATGAGCAAGACAttgagttatatttaaaataacactgtGCTTTAAGATGCAATGCCAATGGTGCAAAACACTGACAAACAGAAGACTAACTAGACTAACACAACAGATGGAGTGAAAGAAAAGGTCCTGTGTAGGCATAGGCAAAATATGGGATATTTACAatgaatttaaaatgataatgCTGGTGATAAAGatcatttatgcattttgaattGAATGATATGCTTCATATCATAAAGAGCGTGATTTATTTCCAAATCCATCTGTTTTAGCAGCcataaaagcaaaagcaaaaagtTACTTAGTTACTATTGTTTCATTCAGTGATTAATTTGcatatcgatctatctatctatctatctatctatctatctatctatctatctatctatctatctatctatctgtctatctgtctatctgtctgtctgtccttccgTCTGTCCATCTGGCCATTCATCATTATCCATCCGtctgttgtttattttgttctgtctgtccattcattcattttatattttatcctgtctcgtccatccatccatctatcatccatattttcttttgttctgtctgttcatccatccattaaacatgattcatccatcttttttttccgtccatccatccatcgtttcTTTTGTTCTGTCTGTCCATTCATTCATTGTTTCTTTTATCCTGTCAGTTTATCCATCTTTTCCCTTTTTCCGTCTGTACATCCGTCCATTAATCATGATttatccacccatccatctattgtttcttttgttgtttttctgtccTTCCATCCACCCTGGCCCGGCTTggtttgtccatccatccattgtttcttttgtctgtctgtccatccatccatccatccatcttttcttttgttctatccatccgtctgtccatccatttttcattcttttgtttTCCATTCTGTCAAATGACATCAAAAGGCTGAAAAATGTTGAGAAATTAATCTGTTTTGCCCAGTCTTAGTCCTGTGTGAACACCCACTCACTGTAGCTGTAATTGTTTACCATGCCCTCTCTCCCCGTGTCCCTCAATAATTCCTCCTATGTATCTGTAGCTAACTCAGTGGTGCGTAACAGAAGGCCACAAATGATGCGACCCACTGGCTCCCGCAGCTCCTACCTGGTGCTCAGCGGCCAAAACCTGGAGCTGGAGTGCATTGTTATGGGCCTGTAAGTCAACCttgctctgactgtgtgtcttTTACTTCCTTAAAAAGTGTCCAGTGTTTACATACTTTTCTCTTACTCACTAGCCCTTCTCCCAAGATCCAGTGGATCAGGAAAGATGGAGTCCTGTCTGAGTCCCGCACATCCAAAGATAGTTATGATCGAGTTCTGCGCTTTAAGAATATCTCAGAGTCTGACAGTGGCGAGTACCAGTGTACCGCCTCAAATCTGCAAGGCATAATCACTCACACCTACAGCATCACTGTAGAAGGTAATGTATGCTTCACACTGCCAGATCACATCCTCtccagatttagatttagatgtgGGATGTGAACTTGTGAACATCTATGGGAggatgacttaaaaaaaataaataaataaataattaaactgaaaatTCAGTAAAATTAAACTGAACAATCTCGGACAGAGTTACAGTGTGAACTTATCAGTGTATTATTGCTTGATTAAAGCTTATTGGCTACTTCGCTTCCCTTTCTGAAGGTTGTTTAGTACTGTTGACTGAAATTTTTCATGATtagttgtttgtgttttgttgtggTCTAGCTGCCCCATATTGGACTAAAGAACCAAAGAGCCAGCTATATTCCCCAGGAGAGACTGTCAAACTGGAATGTAAGGCTGATGGCATTCCCAGCCCTGAGGTCACCTGGAGCATCAATGGCGATCTTCTTACTGGTAAATGATTCAGTCAAGACACCTTTCATTTAGTAAggcagggtttcccaaactggggtttgtGAGGAAACTGCAAGGGGTTTCTAATTTtatgaaaaacatatatatatatataatatatatataggtcatttagtcaacctcatgttgttctaaacttattgaacacaaaagaagatatttagaaaatttaAGATGTGTAACCAAACATGACCATGTATTGACATACTGAGATGTCTTTTTGCGTAGATATTGACCCAGACCCCAGACGCAGCTTGAAACATGGCGTTCTAACTCTAAAGAATGTGGAACTCAGTGACACTGCGGTGTATCAGTGCAAAGCAGTCAATAAGCACGGCTCTATACTCATCAATGCCTACGTCTATGTTATAGGTAAGGGAATTTTCCAAAACAGCTcttaaaaagctctttttgttaTTGTGCTGGCTAATGTATAGTTAAACtatcctagcaactgcatagcaacatgctTACAACAACTCAAAACACTTTAGCAACTGTCATAGCTATTTTCTTTTGAGAACTGtagaaacaaaatgcattttctaatgttttataTTTGGTTTTCCTAGAACTGCCCCCCCAGATTCTGACAGAAGATGTGCTGATGTACTCTGTGGCAGAGGGACAGATGATTGAGCTGGCGTGTGAGACCTTTGGTTCTCCTCGGCCTAATGTCACATGGTGAGACAGACTCGATCCTGTGGGGTGTCCCTTCCTCACATGCCAGGACTGCTCCAGCCAGCTGTCCTGATTATTGTTGGGGGGAAGCTGCTTTGTGGGGAGTCCATTAGGGGAAATGGGCAAAATCACACTCAATAgtcaacataaaatatatatatatatatatatatatatatatatatatatatatatatatattggtgttCTTGAAATTTTGCGTCcatttaaaaatgctaaaatgaatattttttgtgTTCATAGGGAGGGAGAGACATGGGGCGCTCTTGCAGCTAACCCAAGGATGAGACAGTTACTCGATGGCTCTCTGCAGATCAGTAACGCCTCCCTCAATGACAGCGGCCAGTATACCTGCACTGTCAGCAACAGCAAAATCACCATCACCGCTGAGCTGGACGTACTCAGTGAGTCCCACATGCTTGAATATTCATGCCTTCGTGCTTTCTTGATTTCATTTCATGCTGTAGGTTTCATTTCAGGCTGTAAGGATCATTGCTTATGttgattaatattataaaaaatattattagataTATAATACTAtgtgcatatatttttttattataaaaagaataattggttataaatataaaattaatgtcGAATATATATTCTAAAAGTCTCCTATTTACTTACATAATGTAGGTTcttgtggataaaaaaaaaatatatatatatatatatatatatatatatatatatatatatatatatatattgaaacgagacaccaaaaataacttttttttttaacttaaaattaaggctttatttattaatttttttttacagataagaCAGTCATTGTGAAACCTCCACTGGCTCTGCGAATCCAGCGGGGGAAGCCCGCTACCCTCACCTGTGAGTACCAGGTGGACTCCAGGCAGGACGCCCCTCAAGTCCAATGGAGGAAAAACGGACAGAAGCTCACAGAGTCATCTGATTCAGACAAGTATGCTTTTATATCTTCGTTTCCCTCAGAATGCTTCAGAAAGGCTTGGTTTTAGCTGTATAACATGATCTCATGAACATTATTAAACATATATGTCTTAGGTACATGCTAGACGAATCTACACTCATAATACCTGATGTCAAGGAAGAGGATGAAGGGATTTATACCTGTGAAGTCATTACCACTCTGGATATAGCTGAAGCGAGAGGCTCCATCACTATCGTTGGTAAGTAACTTTATAATATGGATGTTTTTAAACCCTTTTACGTGTCTGGATCTATATTGCTGTATGTGTATTGCATGTTGTATGATAATGTGACCTACAACAAGGACAATAGAACATGTTTTGGTGTAGGGCATATTAAAGAAATAACCTTTGAAAACCATAGATGCCTTATTTTTATTAGCATCTCACCCCCTGAGCTCTTTGTCAACCCTCATTCACCAGACCGACCAGACCCTCCGACCCAAATACAGATTACCGAACCTAAAGACCGCAGTGTCACTCTCAGCTGGACACCAGGAGATGATCATAACAGCCCTGTGCTAGGTACTATATGTTTTTCTTGTTTAGGCACAAGTTTAAGTGTACACAGCCAGTATTtgattcaagtaaatattttgtattacttATTGATCTTTTCCCCTATATATATCAAATACTGTATAAATGTATGGTTGAACAAATTGTGATATTACAATTCCCCCATCAACCTGCCCACCCCATCCCCTTAAAAAACACTTCAGCCACATTTAATATGTATAAATGTCATTCACATTCAGTTCacaaacaaaatatcaaaccacaTTTTCTCAGAAATAACGTTTCAGAATTTTCTGAGGCAATTTTGTAGTTTGCAAAAGTGTCCTATTACCGGAATACCCAAACTTTTTTGTTAGCCCAACCCCTTTGACCCTAAATATCTACTTATAAAATAGATTTACTTTTAGATACATTTAatagtttttaacatttaatttgatttaatccagtttttacattttcatcagttCATGATTCTCTGATGTTGGTAACtagtcacatgacatgcaagtgaacaaataaaatatttctttgcattttttaaatatattttttgtatttcatcTTGACTtgcttaattgtttttttttttttttttttttaagtattttagtttttaatgattTACTTCCATTTTTAGCTTCTCATCAACTCATGAACCCCAGTTTCTTAAAAAGTGTActttctataaaataaatgcaatgtaattaaTTTCCTCCTGTTCTGTGTGTATATGTACGTGTTTATATATCTAGAATATTTGATTGAGTTTGAGGAGACTGAATATGAAAGAAAAGAATGGGAGGAGCTAAGCCGCGTGTCAGGCAACAATCAGCGAACCACCCTTTCCCTGAAGCCCTTCCTTTCCTACCGTTTCCGAGTCATCGCCATCAATGACATCGGCAAGAGTGACCCGAGCATGTACACGGATGTCTTTTCCACACCAGCTGCTCGTAAGTAACATAGCGCGTGTGTGCATGTGGGTGTTTACATAGCCTTAAAACAGAAAAGACTTGTACCGCCACATTGTGATGCATTTGTTTTGTCCCTTGAATCATTGTATGACactttgtatttgtgtttgtgtcttcTCTCAGCATGTGGCTGATATGAAGTGACAGTTTTATTGCCATGTTAGAACATCTTGGCATTAAATTATGATTTGTCCTCTACAGCTCCAGACAGTAACCCTGAAGGAGTGCGCAGTGATTCCATCGACCCAGGCACCCTTTTAATCACATGGAAGGTGCGTTGCACAATTCAGCATTTAAAGAGACCAGAAattattctgtcatcatgtattcatcctcatgtcgttccaaacctgtatgattttttttccccctatgaacacaaaatataattCGAACAGGAAAAATTGTATTGGAGACTTTTAAGCTCCAAAATAGTCTGCAAAGTTTCAAAAGGAGCCCATATGACTTCCATCATATTTCAAGCAGTGTCGGAATGTATCTAACTAAAAAAGTAGTGATGCTACTAACTATATTTTTGGTAACATTAGTAGTGGTGTAGaaagtctctctttctctcttatgtAGTGTTAGTACTGTTAAAGTCTTCTAGTGAATAAGTTCTTAATTggacctctttctctctctctctcatatgtaGTATTAGAACATTCATTCTTTTGAATTGgatcattttaaatgttactcTCTCTCATATATAGTGATGGAATGTCTGATTTGTTCTAATGAATCAGTTTATCCTAAACTGTCATCTTTCTTTCATATGTAGCGTTAGAAAAGTAATCTCACTCATATTTAGTGATTGAATGTCTGATTCATTTTTCAAACAGTTCTTGAAACAAGACCCTCTACTATGAAAGGCACAATTGTCAATGTTTTCAAATCCTAATTGTTCACAGAAAATTCAGTGTGACTCAAAACTGAATCTGTGTTCTTGCAGGAAATGGACAGACGTAGTTTCAACGGCCCAGGTTTTGAATATAAAGTGATGTGGAGGAAAGTCTTGGGCAGTGGACCATCTTGGCACAATAAATCCATCAAGTCTCCACCCTTAATCGTCACAGATGTGGACAACTTCTCTGCCTTTGACATTAAAGTGCAGGCTGTTAATGAGATGGGAGAAGGCCCGGAGCCCAAATCCACCATTGGATACTCTGGAGAGGACTGTGAGTTTGTCATGTTCCATATTTTTGCTGCTCTTGTGAGCCCTTTTCCAGACATCTTCCTGTAAGCTTATGCATCTCAATTCACCCCAATTAAACAATGATTTTAGTTTAACGTTAATCCTGATGCAGGTGTTTTAAAAGGTATCGGAATGTGCTTTTTCTTCCTGTCAGACCCTCTTGAGGCCCCTTTGAATTTGGCAGTGGAACCGATCAACAGCACTGCCATTGAAGTGGTGTGGGCGTCCATAAACAGAGAAACTGTGAGAGGTCGTCTGCAGGGTTACAAGGTAATATGCTGTGATGTACGAAGATAAACTGAAAAATGCGATCCATCTAAAATATCTTTGACAGTTTATATATTATCCATCCTATAGATTTATCTAATGTACTACGGCCCAGTAAGCAGACGGGAGCATTTTAGGGAGGGGAAGCCAAGCAACATCTCATTTGTGGTGACAGACAGTAATGAGGAGAAGAAGATTCTGGGAGATCTGCTGCCCTACTCCCATTATGCACTGTCTGTGAGTGTCATCAACAATAAAGGAGAAGGTCCCCAGTCTGACCCCCTCACTTTTCGCACTCCCGAAGGAGGTAGGAAGGACACCCTTAGAGACAAATAGTAAAAAATAGATGAAGAAAGGTAAGGGATTCAAAGCCTGTCATCCATTTTTTTCCCAGTACCTGGTCCTCCATCATCTTTACTCCTGGATAGCCCATCAGAGACAGAAATGACACTGCATTGGACCCCGCCCACCCAACCGAATGGTGTCCTGAAAGGATACACATTACGATATCAACAAGGTGCATTGACTGACAGCCTGATTCATATTCATCAGGCTTATTAGGAGCattaaacattaaagggatagttcacacaaacttgaaaattctgtcatgaattactcaccctcatgtcattccaaacctgtaggctcgtcgttcatcttcagaatacaaattaagatatttttgatgaaatctgagagctttctgaacctGCATAGACCACAACATAACCACCACAGTCAAAGCCCAGAAAAGTTGTTAAAATAgtctgtgacatcagtggttcaactgtaattttacaaactttattcaacaatttcttctcttccgtgtcagtttTGGTACTATCATGAAAGCCAGGCGAAAACTGACATGGAACAGaagaaattattgaataaatttttttttccttgataAGGATGAATGAAGGAcgaatacaggtttggaaaaaagtgacagtaagtaATTACagaaagaattttaatttttgggtgaactatccctgcagtctgtaacttttgacgctctagcggttaataaacagaactgcttgtgtcttgcggaagaacattgtagccggagctacctctctctgtttatgtctatgaagaatcacaaaggtaccgggttactccgccgcggtacccccgaagcaatttaaaatagtccgaatataaacacttattatagatgtaccctagtgattcaggacaggctaaaaacacggtttggaaaattgattcatggtgtactcgcttattatatacaatttgtaaatcttgaacacaaaaaaagttacggaccgcagctctgattggttgtttcttaccgggagtggatgaatttctgcaaatggcaataagaccactgggaggagccagaggagcttgattttttcacagattatctgtctcatattctgctgtcaggacataatgacaggtttcacaaatatatttttacaaaagttacctacttcagctttaagcaCCAGAAAACCATTCAAAATACTATAGCAAGTGAATAGTGCTTGGTGGTTAACATTTAAAACACCTATTTTTAAAACCACTATTTTTGACATGTCTTTTCCCCCACATTTCTCTGCAGTTGATAAGAAAGACAGTTCCATGCAAATAGAAAAGAATTTTGACCACGCCGTGTCTCACGTCAGCTTGAAGCTGGATCCTCACAGCCGTTACCGCTTCTACCTGCGAGGCTACACTGCTAAGGGAGAAGGACTGCCAATCATCAGGGAGGGAGCTACAACACTGGTTGGAGGTCTAACATTTTACTCATCTCTACATTATATCTAGACATATGTAGGGGGGTGGGGTAACATGATATATGAAATGTTTTCATGAGTGTTTCAAACACTGTCCTAACCAGACGTGGTGCGGCACACTACTAGCGACAGATAATTTGTGTGTCCACACTGAAAATAAGAGGAAATGTGACAATCACAGCCAATTTGATTTATATTTGGACAAATTAGTTGGTCTATGTCTcacttggtttgtgtgtgtgtgtgtgaacagttcCACCCTCCAACATTAGTTTATCGACTGGAGAGACATCAGTCAACCTGACCTGGGTATCGAAAGAAAGACAGAGGAACGTGGGATTCTTTATTCATTACCTGAAAAAGGATGGTACGTGCCGTATGGACAGGACATGATTGAACACAAGCTTGCTTACTGAATAGAAAAATAGGAAGTAGCAGAGAGAATATAAACAAGTGTTTTGATTTGTATTGTATTGCCTTTTTCTGTCCAGGCAAAGGCACATGGAAGCACTCTGAAAGAGTAAACAGCTCTCAGTCCTTTTACACACTGCAGGGGCTCCAGTCTGGATCTGAGTACCGCCTGAAGATTGacttcaaaaacaaaactttatGGGAGGATGAGATCCAGACAGAAGGAGcaagtaaacacaaaacagctttcttatatatataaaccataatTTATTTTATCCATGATTCTTTAATGTATGGTCATTTTAAAAGAACATTGGAAATAGAAATCGTTTGTACAATataaacgtctttactgtcacttttgatcaagttcTTGAGAATTTTTGAGGCGAATAAATGACGACAGCATTTCCatatttttcccctttattatcaTACAAAGTGTCATGACATTTATACATCATTTTCTTCCTCTACTTCAGAAGTCATGATGGTGCGTAAAGGGTTTGTGACTGAGAGCTGGTTCATTGGACTCATCAGCGCCCTTGTGCTGTTGCTGCTGGTACTGCTCATTCTGTGTTTCATAAAACGAAGCAAAGGTGGAAAATACTCAGGTACAGAAGCACACACATCATTCACATAATCTATTGTCACGTGACAGTACTAACAAATGTGCAGATATCCCTGAATTTTATTCTTCTTGCAgtcaaagaaaaagaagaaggccAGATAGATTCTGAAGCACGGCCAATGAATAATGAGGGTTTTGGAGAATACAGGTGTGGTGAAGTTTGTTAGACAGATTATTGCATAAATTCATTTTCCCTATTTCTTATGCTCTTCCTTTCTCTCTGAAATGTTCTTCCTAATGATTTGCAGATCACTGGAGAGGTATGCTCTGCAGTTGCGTTGTTCCTTTGCATGCATGGATTTCTCAATACTTTCTCTTGCAtgcatggagtggcatttttGACAC encodes the following:
- the LOC132118294 gene encoding neural cell adhesion molecule L1-like isoform X2 — translated: MPATSQQQVGSRGRCAALLLPLLLLSVAPRPGNATLNIPSKYKIRDLKSPPVITAQPVSVTTFSSDDITLTCEATGNPPPTFRWVKDGVEFDPSKDPELSVSRDSGTFSLTAKDGPIHQYQGRYNCYASNHLGTAVSNEARIVTENTPTLQKEKKVSKKVEEGESVVLPCNPPNSTVAPVIHWMDKKLRHIQQNDRVIQGRDGNLYFSHVTVADSRDDYTCNTQFPSARIIVLKEPIKLTVVPSNSVVRNRRPQMMRPTGSRSSYLVLSGQNLELECIVMGLPSPKIQWIRKDGVLSESRTSKDSYDRVLRFKNISESDSGEYQCTASNLQGIITHTYSITVEAAPYWTKEPKSQLYSPGETVKLECKADGIPSPEVTWSINGDLLTDIDPDPRRSLKHGVLTLKNVELSDTAVYQCKAVNKHGSILINAYVYVIELPPQILTEDVLMYSVAEGQMIELACETFGSPRPNVTWEGETWGALAANPRMRQLLDGSLQISNASLNDSGQYTCTVSNSKITITAELDVLNKTVIVKPPLALRIQRGKPATLTCEYQVDSRQDAPQVQWRKNGQKLTESSDSDKYMLDESTLIIPDVKEEDEGIYTCEVITTLDIAEARGSITIVDRPDPPTQIQITEPKDRSVTLSWTPGDDHNSPVLEYLIEFEETEYERKEWEELSRVSGNNQRTTLSLKPFLSYRFRVIAINDIGKSDPSMYTDVFSTPAAPPDSNPEGVRSDSIDPGTLLITWKEMDRRSFNGPGFEYKVMWRKVLGSGPSWHNKSIKSPPLIVTDVDNFSAFDIKVQAVNEMGEGPEPKSTIGYSGEDYPLEAPLNLAVEPINSTAIEVVWASINRETVRGRLQGYKIYLMYYGPVSRREHFREGKPSNISFVVTDSNEEKKILGDLLPYSHYALSVSVINNKGEGPQSDPLTFRTPEGVPGPPSSLLLDSPSETEMTLHWTPPTQPNGVLKGYTLRYQQVDKKDSSMQIEKNFDHAVSHVSLKLDPHSRYRFYLRGYTAKGEGLPIIREGATTLVGVPPSNISLSTGETSVNLTWVSKERQRNVGFFIHYLKKDGKGTWKHSERVNSSQSFYTLQGLQSGSEYRLKIDFKNKTLWEDEIQTEGAKVMMVRKGFVTESWFIGLISALVLLLLVLLILCFIKRSKGGKYSVKEKEEGQIDSEARPMNNEGFGEYSDNEEKRTASQPSLCEDSKLCTDDALDDYANSNSMQTEVIMDESLASQCSGVRDVPDPGTQESSPLNPATAISHHGLPNSAALLD